A genome region from Pseudomonas helmanticensis includes the following:
- a CDS encoding murein L,D-transpeptidase catalytic domain family protein — protein MLTFLRRLLLTTATLVAVTSPAFAAGKPSPVLFNSLAHAAPELNPQALKGALNAMQCAVNNGAKPSRHLAIIDYSQPSTERRLWIFDLSKQKLVLRDLVAHGSNSGENFATQFSNREGSYQSSLGLFRTQESYEGTHGYSLRMDGLEPGFNDMARDRAIVIHAASYVNPLWSKRQGRIGRSQGCPAVRPQIARQVIDRLKNGQFMFSWYPDQRWLKSSPYLNCQPQQVASILNTHAS, from the coding sequence ATGTTGACGTTTTTGCGCCGACTTCTGCTGACCACCGCGACCCTCGTCGCCGTGACCAGTCCAGCATTTGCCGCCGGCAAGCCATCGCCGGTTCTCTTCAACAGCCTCGCGCACGCCGCGCCAGAACTCAATCCCCAGGCGCTGAAAGGTGCGCTGAACGCCATGCAATGTGCGGTCAACAACGGTGCAAAACCGTCGCGCCACCTGGCAATCATCGATTACTCGCAACCGTCGACCGAGCGCCGCTTGTGGATTTTCGACCTGAGCAAACAGAAGTTGGTTCTACGCGATCTGGTCGCCCACGGTTCCAACTCCGGGGAAAACTTCGCCACGCAGTTCTCCAACCGTGAAGGCAGTTACCAGTCCAGCCTTGGCTTGTTCCGCACCCAGGAAAGCTACGAAGGCACCCACGGTTATTCGTTGCGCATGGACGGTCTTGAGCCGGGCTTCAACGACATGGCCCGCGACCGCGCCATCGTCATCCACGCCGCCAGTTACGTGAACCCGTTGTGGAGCAAGCGTCAGGGCCGCATCGGTCGCAGCCAGGGCTGCCCGGCGGTACGACCGCAGATTGCCAGGCAAGTGATCGACCGCCTGAAGAATGGCCAGTTCATGTTCTCGTGGTACCCCGATCAACGCTGGCTGAAGTCCTCGCCGTACCTCAATTGCCAGCCGCAACAGGTGGCGAGCATCCTCAATACCCACGCCAGCTGA
- a CDS encoding DUF2790 domain-containing protein, producing MKTLLLAITALLATGSAFAANMPDTAVIHDKSGFYVNLDVDKVLASTDISQACGVVPAQLNYLDHQGREHVLNYEVQGSGCINDH from the coding sequence ATGAAAACCCTTCTGCTCGCCATCACCGCCCTCCTCGCCACCGGTTCTGCTTTCGCTGCGAACATGCCCGACACCGCCGTGATTCATGACAAGAGTGGCTTCTACGTCAATCTGGATGTCGACAAAGTCCTCGCAAGCACCGATATTTCACAGGCGTGCGGCGTGGTGCCGGCGCAATTGAATTACCTCGACCATCAGGGTCGCGAGCATGTGCTGAACTATGAAGTACAAGGCAGCGGCTGCATCAATGACCATTGA
- a CDS encoding heavy metal response regulator transcription factor translates to MNILVVEDEPKAGNYLLNGLQELGYSVSLARNGADGLHLALEHSFDVIVLDVMMPKMDGWEVLRRLRKEADTPVLFLTARDDIADRVKGLELGADDYLIKPFSFAELVARLRTLTRRGPIHEDEQLQVADLQIDVLKRRVTRAGVRIALTNKEFALLQLFATHTGQVLARSLIASRVWDMNFDSDTNVVDVAVRRLRAKIDDPFQLKLIHSVRGIGYRFDTQA, encoded by the coding sequence ATGAATATTCTGGTTGTCGAAGACGAACCCAAGGCGGGCAATTACCTGCTCAACGGTTTGCAGGAACTGGGCTACAGCGTCAGCCTCGCGCGCAATGGCGCCGACGGCCTGCACCTGGCGCTGGAGCACAGCTTCGACGTGATCGTGCTGGATGTGATGATGCCGAAAATGGATGGCTGGGAAGTGCTGCGCCGGCTGCGCAAGGAAGCCGACACGCCGGTGCTGTTCCTCACGGCTCGCGATGACATCGCCGACCGCGTCAAAGGCCTGGAGCTGGGCGCCGACGACTACCTGATCAAACCGTTTTCGTTTGCCGAACTGGTGGCGCGCCTGCGCACCCTGACCCGGCGCGGGCCGATTCATGAAGACGAACAATTGCAAGTCGCCGACCTGCAGATCGACGTACTGAAACGCCGCGTCACGCGCGCTGGGGTGCGCATCGCCCTGACCAACAAGGAGTTTGCGCTGTTGCAATTGTTCGCCACGCACACCGGGCAAGTGCTGGCGCGCTCGTTGATTGCCTCACGGGTATGGGACATGAATTTCGACAGCGACACCAACGTGGTCGATGTCGCCGTGCGCCGCTTGCGGGCGAAAATCGACGACCCGTTCCAGCTTAAGCTGATCCACAGCGTGCGCGGTATCGGCTACCGCTTCGACACGCAAGCATGA
- a CDS encoding heavy metal sensor histidine kinase, giving the protein MSTNRPYSLTLRLALVFALLAFGSLAGLGAALYSELEEQLIRRDDISLVSRVDQLRTFLNDSNTLELIKNKPALFQNMLGNREALLTIGAPGQPPLLVVNPGNLATPTLPAVPIDQAMTLKDVQHLPSVAGVPFSAVAARIDSGDLGNLQVTTGRLMSERTAMLANYRLSVYGLASLAALVLALIGCLLVYRGLLPLRRLARHAHGIGVGNLGERLDSHGAPRELLPMIEAFNAMLDRLAKGFAQLSQVSTDMAHELRTPINNLLGETQVALHQNRSIEAYQQLLASNVEELERLTRMLDNMLFLARTDPASALSQRQELDAADEMQRIADYFEGLAADVGVCIEARGSGVIWAEPMLLRRALANLCANAIKYGAADSTVQVEAIAEVDGSYLRVRNQGATIAPEHLARLFERFYRVDQSRERSAQSNGLGLSIVATIMQLHQGRYSASSEDGETCFELYFPARQASSLTVKPPSLASQLPQ; this is encoded by the coding sequence ATGAGCACCAATCGCCCATATTCGCTGACCTTACGCCTGGCGCTGGTGTTCGCTCTGCTCGCCTTCGGGTCGCTGGCCGGCCTCGGCGCGGCACTGTACAGCGAGCTGGAAGAGCAACTGATTCGGCGCGATGACATTTCGCTGGTCAGCCGCGTCGATCAATTGCGCACGTTCCTCAACGACAGCAACACCCTTGAGCTGATCAAGAACAAACCGGCGCTGTTCCAGAACATGCTCGGCAACCGCGAAGCGCTGCTGACCATCGGCGCACCGGGGCAACCGCCGCTGCTGGTGGTCAACCCGGGCAATCTGGCCACGCCGACGTTGCCGGCGGTGCCCATCGATCAGGCGATGACGTTGAAGGACGTGCAGCATCTGCCGAGCGTCGCCGGCGTGCCGTTTTCGGCGGTGGCGGCGCGGATTGATTCCGGCGATCTGGGCAATCTGCAAGTCACCACCGGGCGCCTGATGAGCGAGCGCACGGCGATGCTCGCCAATTACCGCTTGAGTGTTTATGGCCTCGCGTCATTGGCGGCGCTGGTGTTGGCGCTGATCGGTTGCCTGTTGGTGTATCGGGGTTTGCTGCCGTTGCGGCGCCTGGCCAGACATGCGCATGGCATCGGTGTCGGCAACCTCGGCGAGCGCCTCGACAGCCACGGCGCACCGCGCGAATTACTGCCGATGATCGAGGCGTTCAACGCCATGCTCGATCGCCTCGCCAAAGGCTTTGCGCAATTGAGCCAGGTCTCGACCGACATGGCCCATGAGCTGCGTACGCCAATCAATAATCTGCTCGGCGAAACCCAGGTCGCGCTGCATCAGAACCGCAGCATCGAGGCCTACCAGCAGTTGCTCGCCTCCAACGTCGAAGAATTGGAACGGCTGACGCGGATGCTCGACAACATGCTGTTTCTGGCGCGCACCGATCCGGCCAGTGCCCTGAGCCAGCGTCAGGAGCTGGACGCGGCGGATGAGATGCAGCGCATCGCCGATTACTTTGAAGGCCTGGCGGCGGATGTCGGCGTGTGCATCGAGGCGCGTGGCAGCGGCGTGATTTGGGCCGAACCGATGCTGTTGCGGCGGGCGCTGGCCAATCTGTGCGCGAATGCGATCAAGTACGGCGCAGCGGATTCGACGGTGCAGGTGGAAGCGATTGCCGAAGTGGATGGCAGTTATCTGCGGGTGCGCAATCAGGGTGCGACGATTGCACCTGAGCATCTGGCGCGACTGTTCGAGCGCTTCTACCGCGTCGACCAGTCCCGCGAACGCTCGGCGCAATCCAATGGTCTGGGCCTGTCGATCGTCGCGACCATCATGCAACTGCATCAGGGCCGTTATAGCGCAAGCAGTGAGGATGGCGAGACCTGCTTCGAACTCTACTTCCCCGCCCGCCAAGCATCGTCATTGACTGTGAAACCGCCATCGCTGGCAAGCCAGCTCCCACAATGA
- a CDS encoding MFS transporter, translating into MPRESLSTPARWALTSLALSMLMPSLDTSIANAGLPILAAAFDATFQQVQWIVLAYLLAITTLIVSVGRLGDGFGRRRLLLTGIGIFTSASLACALAPGLAWLIGARAVQGVGAAIMFALTMALVADAVPKARAGSAMGLLATMSATGTTLGPSLGGLLMAHVGWQAIFLLNVPLGLLNAWLVYRYLPADRPTGPRVAFDYPGSAVLVLTLAAYALAMTLEGFTLPLLLASLGGAGLFLVVEKRAKAPLIRLALFSDRRLSSSLALTLLVTTVMMTTLVVGPFYLSRGLGLSSAVVGLALSVGPLLSAFGGVPAGRLVDRFGARRIVPGALLAMVCGCGLLALLPMSLGLSGYLLSIALVAVSYALFQAANNTGLMACVGQDQRGVVSAMLGLARNLGLITGAAVMGAVFALAAGDPTQAPASAIASGLHITFGVAVALMLMALIISRAPFNSRSKPAREEAGKASIAGD; encoded by the coding sequence ATGCCTCGAGAATCTCTAAGCACTCCCGCCCGATGGGCGCTGACCAGTCTGGCCCTGTCGATGTTGATGCCGTCACTGGACACCAGCATCGCCAACGCCGGCTTGCCGATCCTCGCGGCGGCGTTCGATGCGACGTTTCAACAAGTGCAATGGATCGTGCTCGCCTATCTGCTGGCGATCACCACATTGATTGTCAGCGTCGGGCGTCTCGGTGATGGCTTCGGTCGGCGTCGCTTGTTGTTGACCGGGATCGGCATTTTCACCAGCGCTTCGTTGGCCTGCGCATTGGCCCCGGGACTTGCCTGGCTGATCGGCGCACGGGCAGTGCAGGGCGTCGGTGCGGCGATCATGTTTGCCTTGACGATGGCGTTGGTCGCCGATGCGGTGCCCAAGGCGCGGGCGGGCAGCGCGATGGGTTTGCTGGCGACGATGTCAGCCACCGGCACCACCCTCGGGCCATCGCTGGGTGGACTGTTGATGGCCCATGTCGGCTGGCAGGCGATTTTTCTCCTCAACGTGCCATTGGGTTTGCTCAATGCGTGGTTGGTGTATCGCTATCTGCCGGCGGATCGGCCAACGGGGCCGCGTGTCGCGTTTGATTATCCTGGCAGTGCGGTGCTGGTATTGACGCTGGCGGCCTATGCGCTGGCGATGACGCTTGAAGGTTTCACGCTGCCGTTGCTGCTGGCCAGCCTGGGCGGCGCGGGGTTGTTCCTTGTGGTCGAGAAGAGGGCCAAGGCGCCGCTGATTCGCTTGGCGCTGTTCAGCGACCGTCGATTGAGCAGCAGCCTGGCGCTGACCTTGCTGGTGACGACCGTGATGATGACCACGCTGGTGGTCGGCCCGTTTTACCTCAGTCGCGGGTTGGGACTGAGCAGTGCCGTGGTTGGCTTGGCGTTGTCGGTCGGGCCTTTGTTGTCTGCGTTTGGCGGGGTGCCGGCCGGACGTCTGGTGGATCGCTTCGGTGCGCGACGGATCGTGCCGGGCGCGTTGCTTGCGATGGTCTGTGGTTGCGGTTTGTTGGCGCTCCTGCCGATGAGTCTGGGGCTGTCGGGGTATTTGTTGTCGATCGCGTTGGTCGCCGTCAGTTATGCGTTGTTTCAGGCGGCCAACAACACCGGGTTGATGGCTTGCGTCGGTCAGGATCAGCGTGGCGTGGTGTCGGCGATGCTCGGGCTGGCGCGCAACCTCGGCTTGATCACCGGCGCGGCGGTGATGGGCGCGGTGTTTGCGCTGGCAGCGGGGGATCCGACGCAGGCGCCTGCAAGCGCCATCGCCAGTGGTTTGCACATTACCTTTGGCGTCGCGGTGGCGTTGATGCTCATGGCGTTGATCATCAGCCGAGCGCCGTTCAACAGTAGGAGCAAGCCTGCTCGCGAAGAGGCCGGCAAAGCCAGCATCGCTGGTGACTGA